A region of Lichenibacterium dinghuense DNA encodes the following proteins:
- a CDS encoding outer membrane beta-barrel protein, protein MTLRRLSAGLLALIASAAAAAAADMPAPAAPAAGPCKATIAFPSYGGIIAQNPNPACVTVPGLGDVYLGGAVTGYAFTQSSSFPASTTSLPSDRSGLADFSNLQAFVQKPDGAFQFFLQSGLYTVPVLGAPTFRTLEETRLLFGPVPVVYGKYAFNEDWSIQGGRMPTLIGAETTFTFQNLNVARGLLFGQENAIDQGVQVNYAHGPLTVSASGNDGFYSGKLDWLSGLVAYKIDDAQTLTFDAGANLGRSAVSTYATPLLQNNSAIFNLIYSYNHGPWIVTPYLQFTDVERDERLGIAQGASTYGGAVLASYAFTGHFALAGRVEAESQTGRRGSGTTSLLYGPGSSAASVTLTPTFTYDRFVLRGEYSHTQLYDIVRGDAGAGVTGAGFGRYGDRTGQDRFLVEGGVTF, encoded by the coding sequence ATGACGCTGCGCCGCCTTTCCGCGGGCCTCCTCGCGCTGATCGCCTCCGCGGCGGCGGCCGCGGCGGCCGACATGCCCGCCCCAGCGGCGCCGGCCGCCGGCCCCTGCAAGGCGACGATCGCCTTCCCGTCCTACGGCGGCATCATCGCGCAGAACCCCAACCCGGCCTGCGTGACGGTGCCCGGCCTCGGCGACGTCTACCTGGGCGGCGCCGTCACGGGCTACGCCTTCACGCAGTCGAGCAGCTTCCCGGCCTCGACCACGAGCCTGCCGAGCGACCGGTCCGGCCTCGCCGATTTCTCGAACCTCCAGGCCTTCGTGCAGAAGCCGGACGGCGCCTTCCAGTTCTTCCTGCAGTCCGGCCTCTACACGGTGCCGGTGCTCGGCGCCCCGACGTTCCGCACGCTCGAGGAGACGCGGCTGCTGTTCGGGCCGGTGCCGGTCGTCTACGGCAAATACGCCTTCAACGAGGACTGGTCGATCCAGGGCGGCCGGATGCCGACGCTGATCGGCGCCGAGACGACCTTCACGTTCCAGAACCTCAACGTCGCCCGCGGCCTGCTGTTCGGCCAGGAGAACGCGATCGATCAGGGCGTCCAGGTCAACTACGCGCACGGCCCGCTCACCGTGTCGGCCTCGGGCAACGACGGCTTCTATTCCGGGAAGCTCGACTGGCTGAGCGGCCTCGTGGCCTACAAGATCGACGACGCCCAGACGCTGACCTTCGACGCCGGCGCCAATCTCGGCCGCTCGGCCGTGAGCACCTACGCGACGCCGCTCCTGCAGAACAACTCCGCCATCTTCAACCTGATCTACAGCTACAATCACGGCCCCTGGATCGTGACGCCCTACCTCCAGTTCACGGACGTCGAGCGCGACGAGCGGCTCGGCATCGCGCAGGGGGCCTCGACCTACGGCGGCGCGGTGCTGGCCTCCTACGCCTTCACGGGCCATTTCGCGCTGGCGGGCCGCGTGGAGGCCGAGTCGCAGACCGGCCGGCGCGGCAGCGGCACCACCAGCCTGCTCTACGGGCCGGGCTCCTCGGCGGCCTCGGTCACGCTGACGCCGACCTTCACCTACGACCGCTTCGTGCTGCGGGGCGAGTACTCCCACACGCAGCTCTACGACATCGTCCGGGGCGACGCCGGGGCGGGCGTCACCGGCGCGGGCTTCGGGCGCTACGGCGACAGGACCGGCCAGGACCGCTTCCTGGTGGAGGGCGGCGTCACCTTCTGA
- a CDS encoding DUF6894 family protein — MPRYYFDSIDGSIRHVDEHGVDLRDGHEAADHVACLVGTMLTEHIPTAGTRSINVVVRSDDGSTIYVGHGTFHGCPITDDAA, encoded by the coding sequence ATGCCCCGGTATTACTTCGACAGCATCGACGGATCGATCAGGCACGTCGACGAGCATGGCGTCGACCTGCGTGACGGGCACGAGGCCGCGGACCATGTGGCGTGCCTGGTCGGGACGATGCTGACGGAGCACATCCCCACGGCCGGCACACGGTCGATCAACGTCGTCGTCAGGTCCGACGACGGAAGCACGATCTATGTCGGGCACGGCACGTTCCACGGCTGCCCGATAACGGATGACGCAGCCTGA
- a CDS encoding AraC family transcriptional regulator, protein MTKKPVIDRSILDLELEHVAAARRGTRWKETLNEFFYRHENNTSPDFRSGQFTGTGTDEVRIATFASDPMFCERTAWHSARDCIDGYFIVTPVKGEITLMQRGRDVVIKPGQFSLLGTEGAHRFLQPGVASFHGILIPGDIFRKRRPDIDDHTCKDFTATGALQSMFVDYADSFCRNAIHLEDRALKRTSEHLTDMLALMVEGVDQSSDETAVQNAHRRRALQVIDANFHEPGLNASAVAQALGLSERYIQKIFATNGETVGGLVRRRRILEACQLLDRREETKSSIATVAYMTGFVDPAYFSRVFRRDVGMSPLDWCLRPKRPRTA, encoded by the coding sequence ATGACGAAGAAGCCTGTCATAGACCGATCCATCCTGGATCTGGAGCTCGAACACGTCGCGGCCGCCCGACGCGGCACGCGCTGGAAAGAAACCCTCAACGAATTCTTCTATCGCCACGAGAACAACACCTCGCCTGATTTCCGCTCCGGCCAGTTCACCGGCACCGGGACGGACGAGGTTCGGATCGCGACCTTCGCGTCGGATCCGATGTTCTGCGAACGGACGGCGTGGCACTCGGCCCGGGACTGCATCGACGGTTACTTCATCGTCACCCCGGTCAAGGGGGAGATCACCTTGATGCAGCGGGGCCGCGACGTCGTGATCAAGCCGGGCCAGTTCTCGCTGCTGGGCACGGAGGGCGCGCACAGGTTCCTGCAGCCCGGCGTCGCGAGCTTCCACGGCATCCTGATACCGGGCGACATTTTCAGGAAACGGCGCCCCGACATCGACGACCACACCTGCAAGGACTTCACCGCGACGGGCGCCCTGCAGAGCATGTTCGTCGACTACGCCGACTCGTTCTGCCGCAACGCGATCCACCTCGAGGACCGCGCCCTCAAACGGACGTCCGAACACCTGACCGACATGCTGGCCCTGATGGTCGAGGGCGTCGATCAGTCGTCGGACGAGACGGCCGTCCAGAACGCTCATCGCCGTCGCGCCTTGCAGGTCATCGACGCGAACTTCCACGAGCCGGGCCTCAACGCGTCGGCGGTCGCACAGGCGCTCGGCCTGTCCGAACGATATATCCAGAAGATCTTCGCGACGAACGGCGAAACGGTCGGCGGGCTCGTGCGCCGGCGCCGCATCCTGGAAGCCTGTCAGCTCCTCGACCGCCGTGAAGAGACCAAGTCGTCGATCGCCACGGTGGCGTATATGACGGGGTTCGTCGATCCGGCCTACTTCAGCCGCGTGTTCAGACGAGACGTCGGCATGTCGCCGCTCGACTGGTGCCTGCGTCCGAAGCGACCGCGGACCGCGTGA
- the mfd gene encoding transcription-repair coupling factor, with protein MAGRVVSPPKNAAPPAKPPAPLAEVARVVKALQGDTHVTLAHVPDGFDGFVVADLARALAKGAERPATLVHVARESQRAQAFRDAVAFAAPDIEVLEFPAWDCQPYDRVSPNAALAARRMLVLSRLARSRSSSDKPRILSTTVSAILQRVPPRDSVARESFSAAPGNSVSTDDLAAWLETNGFLRSDVVRDTGEYAVRGGIVDLFAPGMPAPVRLDFFGATLESIRPFDPETQRSTGQLRALDLVPMSEVQLTTESIRRFRGNYVSTFGAPHGDPLYAAISEGRRHPGMEHWLPLFYPNLGTLFDYLGHCPIVLDPLDDQAVTERFSVIADHHDARVEARKQPGGSAGFKPLPTSALYLDRDDWALELDHAPVARITDAEPAPGTAVSVDLGGRPGRSFAPERAVEGANVFDAAVAHIRELQATGRRVIVAGWSEGSRDRLRAVLGEHGLKKTEPVASLGQALALPPAAVALAVLGLESGFSAGDVHFIGEQDVLGDRLVRARKKTRRAADFLQEVASLTPGDYVVHVDHGIGRFLGLKTLTAAGVPHDLVELQYAGEGNSRLFLPVENLELLSRYGSEDSEAILDRLGGGGWQNRKARMKNRIREIAHGLIRLAAERTLKPAEKLVPPEGLYDEFCARFPYDETEDQLNSIESVLGDLASGHPMDRLVCGDVGFGKTEVALRAAFAAAINGRQVAVVVPTTLLARQHYKTFAERFAGLPIKVGQVSRMVPAAEQKRVKSALADGTMDIVVGTHAVLGKAIGFKELGLVVVDEEQRFGVAHKERLKDMRAEVHILTLSATPIPRTLQLAMTGVRDLSIIATPPVDRLAVRTSVFPFDELMIREALLRERYRGGQSFYVCPRIEDLEEQAAFLARSVPEVKFVVAHGQMSATELEEKMSNFYEGHYDVLLATAIVEAGLDIPRANTLIVHRADLFGLAQLYQLRGRVGRSKTRAYALFTLPANRPPTAQAEKRLKVLQGLDTLGAGFELASHDLDIRGAGNLLGDEQSGHIKEVGFELYQQMLKDAIEALKSGDTGELAEEAWSPAISIGVPVTIPEHYVPDIALRMNLYRRLSALEDEDEIESFGAEMVDRFGALPDEVRQLLKLMAVKGLCRRANVEKVDAGPKGVIVGFRENKFSNPGGLVRLIQDPKYYAKVRPDMRVAFQREFDRPEDRLEGTREILRRLVAIGEKKKAA; from the coding sequence ATGGCCGGCCGCGTCGTGTCGCCGCCGAAGAACGCCGCCCCGCCCGCGAAGCCGCCGGCGCCGCTCGCCGAGGTGGCGCGCGTCGTCAAGGCGCTGCAGGGCGACACCCACGTCACCCTGGCCCACGTGCCGGACGGCTTCGACGGCTTCGTGGTGGCGGACCTCGCCCGCGCGCTCGCCAAGGGCGCCGAGCGGCCGGCGACGCTCGTCCACGTCGCGCGCGAAAGCCAGCGCGCGCAGGCGTTCCGCGACGCAGTGGCGTTCGCGGCGCCGGATATAGAAGTTCTGGAGTTCCCGGCCTGGGACTGCCAGCCCTACGACCGCGTGTCGCCCAACGCGGCGCTGGCGGCGCGGCGCATGCTGGTGCTGTCCCGCCTCGCGCGCTCGCGCTCGTCGAGCGACAAGCCCCGCATCCTGTCGACGACCGTCAGCGCCATCCTGCAGCGCGTGCCCCCGCGCGACAGCGTGGCGCGGGAAAGCTTCTCCGCCGCGCCCGGCAACTCGGTGTCGACCGACGACCTCGCGGCGTGGCTCGAGACCAACGGCTTCCTGCGCTCGGATGTGGTGCGCGACACCGGCGAATATGCGGTGCGGGGCGGCATCGTCGACCTGTTCGCGCCGGGCATGCCGGCGCCGGTGCGGCTCGACTTCTTCGGCGCCACGCTGGAGTCGATCCGGCCCTTCGACCCCGAGACGCAGCGCTCGACCGGGCAGCTCCGCGCGCTCGACCTCGTGCCGATGAGCGAGGTGCAGCTCACCACGGAGTCGATCCGGAGGTTTCGCGGGAACTACGTGTCCACCTTCGGCGCCCCACACGGCGACCCGCTCTACGCCGCCATCAGCGAGGGGCGCCGCCACCCCGGCATGGAGCACTGGCTCCCGCTGTTCTACCCCAACCTCGGCACGCTGTTCGACTACCTCGGCCACTGCCCGATCGTGCTCGACCCGCTCGACGACCAGGCCGTGACCGAGCGCTTCTCCGTCATCGCCGACCACCACGACGCCCGCGTCGAGGCGCGCAAGCAGCCCGGCGGCTCCGCCGGCTTCAAGCCGCTGCCGACCTCGGCCCTCTACCTCGACCGCGACGACTGGGCGCTGGAGCTCGACCACGCCCCCGTGGCGCGCATCACCGACGCCGAGCCTGCGCCCGGAACGGCGGTGTCGGTCGACCTCGGCGGGCGGCCCGGCCGGTCCTTCGCGCCCGAGCGGGCCGTGGAGGGGGCGAACGTCTTCGACGCCGCCGTGGCGCACATCCGCGAGTTGCAGGCGACCGGGCGCCGCGTGATCGTCGCGGGCTGGAGCGAGGGCTCGCGCGACCGGCTGCGCGCCGTGCTGGGCGAGCACGGTCTCAAGAAGACCGAACCCGTCGCCTCGCTCGGCCAGGCGCTGGCCCTGCCGCCCGCCGCCGTGGCCCTGGCCGTGCTGGGGCTGGAGAGCGGCTTCTCGGCCGGCGACGTCCACTTCATCGGCGAGCAGGACGTGCTCGGCGACCGCCTCGTGCGCGCCCGCAAGAAGACCCGCCGCGCCGCCGACTTCCTCCAGGAGGTGGCGAGCCTCACGCCCGGCGACTACGTGGTCCACGTCGACCACGGCATCGGCCGCTTCCTCGGCCTCAAGACGCTGACGGCGGCCGGCGTGCCGCACGACCTCGTAGAATTGCAATATGCCGGCGAGGGCAACTCGCGCCTGTTCCTGCCCGTCGAGAACCTGGAGCTGCTGTCGCGCTACGGCTCGGAGGATTCCGAGGCCATCCTCGACCGCCTGGGGGGCGGCGGCTGGCAGAACCGCAAGGCGCGGATGAAGAACCGCATCCGCGAGATCGCCCACGGGCTGATCCGCCTCGCGGCCGAGCGGACCCTCAAGCCCGCCGAGAAGCTGGTGCCGCCCGAGGGGCTCTACGACGAGTTCTGCGCGCGCTTCCCCTACGACGAGACCGAGGACCAGCTGAACTCGATCGAGTCTGTGCTCGGCGACCTCGCCTCCGGCCACCCGATGGACCGGCTGGTCTGCGGCGACGTCGGCTTCGGCAAGACCGAGGTCGCGCTGCGCGCCGCCTTCGCGGCGGCCATCAACGGCCGACAGGTCGCCGTGGTGGTGCCCACCACGCTGCTCGCCCGCCAGCACTACAAGACCTTCGCCGAGCGCTTCGCCGGCCTGCCCATCAAGGTCGGACAGGTCAGCCGCATGGTGCCGGCCGCCGAGCAGAAGCGCGTGAAGAGCGCCCTCGCCGACGGCACCATGGACATCGTGGTCGGCACCCATGCGGTGCTGGGCAAGGCCATCGGGTTCAAGGAGCTGGGGCTCGTCGTGGTCGACGAGGAACAGCGCTTCGGCGTCGCCCACAAGGAGCGGCTGAAGGACATGCGGGCCGAGGTCCACATCCTGACGCTATCCGCGACGCCGATCCCCCGCACGCTTCAGCTCGCCATGACGGGCGTGCGCGACCTCAGCATCATCGCGACGCCCCCCGTTGACCGCCTCGCGGTGCGGACCTCCGTCTTCCCCTTCGACGAGCTGATGATTCGCGAGGCGCTGCTGCGCGAGCGCTACCGCGGCGGCCAGAGCTTCTACGTCTGCCCGCGCATCGAGGATCTGGAGGAGCAGGCGGCCTTCCTGGCGCGCTCGGTGCCGGAGGTGAAATTCGTGGTCGCCCACGGGCAGATGTCGGCGACCGAGCTCGAAGAGAAGATGTCGAACTTCTACGAGGGGCACTACGACGTGCTGCTCGCCACCGCGATCGTCGAGGCGGGGCTCGACATCCCGCGCGCCAACACGCTGATCGTGCACCGCGCCGACTTGTTCGGCCTCGCGCAGCTCTACCAGCTGCGCGGCCGCGTCGGCCGCTCGAAGACGCGCGCCTACGCGCTCTTCACGCTGCCCGCCAACCGGCCCCCCACCGCCCAGGCCGAGAAGCGGCTCAAGGTGCTGCAGGGGCTCGACACGCTCGGCGCGGGCTTCGAGCTCGCCAGCCACGACCTCGACATCCGCGGCGCCGGCAACCTGCTCGGCGACGAGCAGTCCGGCCACATCAAGGAGGTCGGCTTCGAGCTCTACCAGCAGATGCTCAAGGACGCGATCGAGGCGCTGAAGTCGGGCGATACGGGCGAGCTCGCGGAAGAGGCTTGGTCGCCCGCCATCTCGATCGGCGTGCCGGTGACGATCCCCGAGCATTACGTGCCCGACATCGCGCTGCGCATGAACCTCTACCGCCGCCTCTCGGCCCTGGAGGACGAGGACGAGATCGAGAGCTTCGGCGCCGAGATGGTGGACCGCTTCGGCGCGCTGCCCGACGAGGTGCGCCAGCTCCTCAAGCTCATGGCGGTCAAGGGCCTGTGCCGGCGCGCCAACGTCGAGAAGGTCGACGCCGGGCCGAAGGGCGTCATCGTGGGCTTCCGCGAGAACAAGTTCTCGAACCCGGGCGGCCTCGTGCGGCTGATCCAGGACCCGAAATACTACGCCAAGGTCCGGCCCGACATGCGCGTCGCCTTCCAGCGCGAGTTCGACCGGCCGGAGGACCGGCTGGAGGGCACGCGCGAGATCCTGCGGCGGCTCGTCGCCATCGGGGAGAAGAAAAAGGCCGCGTGA
- a CDS encoding lysozyme inhibitor LprI family protein, whose product MRLALFLAALSVAGPATAASFDCTAASSPDEVAICADPHLSALDVLVDRAYGEARKGYGGAPDAEDRAHALDDARDFNARKRRCGADLGCLTAAHVGALEDFGVYGSSVRVPAWIAATAMTPSVPAETRRLPAREGDCARTRVTDVGGRLEGDADFSSGTRVGFANGGAQVSYDRVPAIVASRRGDPVLMCLTSIPKHCPPRDDRGRSYTSTNLRTRGSWSLADSQHRCGGA is encoded by the coding sequence ATGCGCCTCGCCCTGTTCCTCGCCGCGCTGTCGGTCGCCGGGCCGGCGACGGCGGCGAGCTTCGACTGCACCGCGGCGTCGAGCCCGGACGAGGTGGCGATCTGCGCCGACCCGCACCTGTCCGCGCTCGACGTGCTGGTCGACCGGGCCTACGGCGAGGCGCGCAAGGGCTACGGCGGCGCGCCCGACGCGGAGGATCGCGCCCACGCGCTCGACGACGCGCGCGACTTCAACGCCCGCAAGCGGCGCTGCGGCGCGGACCTCGGTTGCCTCACCGCAGCCCACGTCGGCGCGCTGGAGGATTTCGGGGTGTACGGGTCGAGCGTGCGCGTGCCGGCCTGGATCGCCGCCACCGCGATGACGCCCTCCGTGCCGGCCGAGACGCGCCGCCTCCCGGCGCGCGAGGGCGACTGCGCCCGCACCCGCGTCACCGACGTCGGCGGGCGGCTCGAAGGGGACGCGGACTTCTCCAGCGGGACCCGTGTGGGCTTCGCCAACGGCGGCGCCCAGGTCAGCTACGACCGCGTGCCGGCCATCGTCGCCTCGCGCCGCGGCGACCCCGTGCTGATGTGCCTGACCTCGATCCCGAAGCACTGCCCGCCGCGAGACGACCGCGGCCGCAGCTACACGTCGACCAACCTGCGCACGCGCGGGTCCTGGTCGCTCGCCGACTCGCAGCACAGGTGCGGCGGGGCCTGA
- a CDS encoding succinate dehydrogenase assembly factor 2: MTTPDEDAVRRRKIGFRAWHRGTREMDLIMGRFADAKLAELDAAGLDSFEALMEQPDPDLYKWVSGEAPVPADVDAAFLARIRDFHANTGALRG; this comes from the coding sequence ATGACGACTCCCGACGAGGACGCGGTCCGCCGCCGCAAGATCGGCTTCCGGGCCTGGCACCGCGGCACCCGCGAGATGGACCTGATCATGGGCCGCTTCGCCGACGCGAAGCTCGCCGAGCTCGACGCGGCCGGCCTCGACAGCTTCGAGGCGCTGATGGAGCAGCCCGATCCCGACCTCTACAAGTGGGTGTCGGGCGAGGCGCCGGTGCCGGCGGACGTCGACGCCGCCTTCCTGGCCCGCATCCGCGACTTCCACGCCAACACGGGCGCGCTTCGTGGCTAA
- a CDS encoding DUF6496 domain-containing protein — protein MAARQSDAQKKTVARVMHECKHGELRQKDGSVVTDPKQAIAVALSEAGASDRVDERANSRNLRRTKSQERRGVTARDLHEGTSTRAALYAEARRRDIPGRSRMTKADLQNALLG, from the coding sequence ATGGCCGCCCGCCAGTCCGACGCGCAGAAGAAGACCGTCGCGCGCGTCATGCACGAGTGCAAGCACGGCGAGCTGCGCCAGAAGGACGGCTCGGTCGTGACCGACCCGAAGCAGGCCATCGCGGTGGCGCTGAGCGAGGCGGGCGCCAGCGACCGGGTGGACGAGCGCGCGAACAGCCGCAACCTGCGGCGCACGAAGAGCCAGGAGCGCCGCGGCGTGACCGCCCGGGACCTGCACGAGGGCACGAGCACGCGGGCCGCGCTCTACGCCGAGGCGCGGCGCCGCGACATCCCCGGCCGCTCGCGCATGACCAAGGCGGACCTGCAGAACGCCCTGCTGGGTTAG
- the recG gene encoding ATP-dependent DNA helicase RecG: MRPSVLNPLFVEATKLRGVGPKVAAALDRLLGSPSRPARVVDLVLHLPISVIDRSTRAKMRDAPRDQVVTLEGRVREHLAPAKANAPFKAVIEDETGDCTLVFFRNNASWIEKALPIGSTRFVSGKLELWDGRLQMVHPDRVMDADAFATMPLVEPVYPLTEGLFPRVLGKAVEAALERLPDLPEWQDEPRRVLRGWPTFAEALRAVHRPSKPGDVEAQAPARLRLAYDELLASQLALALVRNQQVVDDGVAHVPTGAVSSRVEAALPFRLTGGQRKALDEIRADMASPRRMLRLLQGDVGSGKTVVALLAAASMMEAGAQSALMAPTEILARQHFARIAPLAGAAGMRVAVLTGRDKASERAATKAGLEDGTIDLVVGTHALFSEGVTFRDLGLVVVDEQHRFGVAQRLTLAEKGRAAELLVMTATPIPRTLVLTVFGDMDVSILSEKPAGRQPIVTLAKPADAMEDVVAAVGRAVANGARVYWVCPLVTESEHADLVAAEDRFRALEEYFGDRVRLMHGQMKGPERDSAMADFASGRASVLVATTVIEVGVDVPEASVMVIEHAERFGLAQLHQLRGRVGRGAAKSFCLLVYKSPMGKTAEQRIDMMRDTEDGFVIAEADLRLRGEGELIGTKQSGLPNFKLALLDVHGKLLEEARREAAGLVADDPQLLGPRGEALRVLLHLFERDAAARLLQGG; encoded by the coding sequence ATGCGCCCCTCCGTCCTCAACCCGCTCTTCGTCGAAGCGACAAAACTGCGCGGCGTCGGCCCGAAGGTCGCGGCGGCGCTGGACCGGCTGCTCGGCTCGCCGAGCCGCCCCGCGCGGGTGGTCGACCTCGTTCTGCACCTGCCGATCTCGGTGATCGACCGCTCGACACGCGCCAAGATGCGCGACGCGCCGCGCGACCAGGTCGTCACGCTGGAAGGCCGCGTGCGCGAGCACCTCGCCCCCGCCAAGGCCAACGCGCCCTTCAAGGCCGTGATCGAGGACGAGACGGGCGACTGCACCCTCGTGTTCTTCCGCAACAACGCGTCCTGGATCGAGAAGGCGCTGCCGATCGGCTCCACCCGCTTCGTGTCGGGCAAGCTGGAGCTGTGGGACGGGCGCCTGCAGATGGTCCACCCGGACCGGGTGATGGACGCGGACGCCTTCGCGACCATGCCGCTGGTGGAGCCCGTCTACCCGCTGACCGAGGGGCTGTTCCCCCGCGTGCTCGGCAAGGCGGTCGAGGCCGCGCTGGAACGGCTGCCCGACCTGCCGGAATGGCAGGACGAGCCGCGCCGCGTCCTGCGCGGCTGGCCCACCTTCGCCGAGGCGCTGCGCGCCGTGCACCGCCCCTCGAAGCCGGGCGACGTCGAGGCCCAGGCGCCGGCGCGGCTGCGCCTCGCCTACGACGAGCTCCTGGCGAGCCAGCTCGCCCTGGCGCTGGTGCGCAACCAGCAGGTCGTGGACGACGGGGTCGCCCACGTGCCGACCGGCGCGGTCTCGTCGCGGGTCGAGGCCGCGCTGCCGTTCCGGCTCACCGGCGGGCAGCGCAAGGCGCTCGACGAGATCCGCGCCGACATGGCCTCCCCCCGCCGCATGCTGCGGCTGCTGCAGGGCGACGTCGGCTCGGGCAAGACCGTGGTGGCGCTGCTGGCCGCGGCCTCGATGATGGAAGCCGGCGCGCAGTCGGCTCTGATGGCGCCGACCGAGATCCTGGCCCGGCAGCACTTCGCCCGCATCGCCCCGCTCGCCGGGGCGGCGGGGATGCGCGTCGCCGTGCTGACGGGGCGCGACAAGGCGTCCGAGCGCGCCGCCACCAAGGCCGGGCTGGAGGACGGCACGATCGACCTCGTGGTGGGCACCCACGCGCTGTTCTCGGAGGGCGTCACCTTCAGGGACCTCGGCCTCGTCGTCGTGGACGAGCAGCACCGCTTCGGCGTGGCGCAGCGGCTGACGTTGGCCGAGAAGGGCCGCGCCGCCGAGCTGCTGGTGATGACCGCGACGCCGATCCCCCGCACGCTGGTGCTCACCGTGTTCGGCGACATGGACGTGTCGATCCTGAGCGAGAAGCCCGCCGGCCGCCAGCCCATCGTGACGCTGGCCAAGCCCGCCGACGCCATGGAGGACGTGGTGGCCGCGGTGGGCCGCGCGGTCGCGAACGGGGCGCGCGTCTACTGGGTGTGCCCCCTCGTCACCGAGAGCGAGCACGCCGACCTCGTCGCCGCCGAGGACCGCTTCCGGGCGCTGGAAGAGTATTTCGGCGACCGCGTCCGCCTCATGCACGGCCAGATGAAGGGGCCCGAGCGCGACAGCGCCATGGCGGATTTCGCGTCCGGCCGGGCCTCCGTGCTGGTCGCCACGACCGTGATCGAGGTGGGCGTCGACGTGCCCGAGGCCAGCGTCATGGTGATCGAGCACGCCGAGCGCTTCGGCCTCGCGCAGCTCCACCAGCTCCGCGGGCGCGTCGGCCGCGGTGCCGCCAAGTCCTTCTGCCTGCTCGTCTACAAGTCGCCGATGGGCAAGACCGCGGAGCAGCGCATCGACATGATGCGCGACACGGAGGACGGCTTCGTGATCGCCGAGGCGGACCTCAGGCTGCGCGGCGAGGGCGAGCTCATCGGCACCAAGCAGTCGGGCCTGCCGAACTTCAAGCTGGCGCTGCTCGACGTCCACGGCAAGCTGCTGGAGGAGGCGCGCCGCGAGGCGGCCGGGCTCGTGGCCGACGATCCCCAGCTCCTCGGCCCACGCGGGGAAGCGCTGCGCGTGCTGCTCCACCTGTTCGAGCGCGACGCCGCGGCGCGGCTCTTGCAGGGCGGCTAA
- a CDS encoding XRE family transcriptional regulator, producing MAHSASSGEQALLRAARAALGWSYVETSRRAQVSIGMLLSAEGKRERPAPATSTAALWRAYEQAGVGRLDGGSGGCGIILRIDQV from the coding sequence ATGGCTCACTCAGCCTCCTCGGGCGAGCAGGCCCTGCTCCGTGCGGCCCGCGCGGCGCTCGGCTGGAGCTACGTGGAAACGAGCCGGCGTGCGCAGGTGTCGATCGGCATGCTGCTGTCCGCCGAAGGCAAACGCGAGCGGCCGGCTCCGGCGACGAGCACCGCCGCCCTCTGGCGAGCCTACGAGCAAGCGGGCGTCGGCCGCCTCGACGGGGGCTCCGGCGGCTGCGGCATCATCCTCCGGATCGATCAGGTCTAG
- a CDS encoding restriction endonuclease, producing MRRDREGRGPPPPQAPPVCPLCDRPIPPHAKSSRHHLVPKLKGGAKLGTVHLHQVCHSAIHARFSESELARRLSDVDSLKADPALAEFLAWVRTKPDDFHAPTRQTRDRRGGRTRMRRS from the coding sequence GTGCGGCGTGACCGCGAAGGCCGCGGGCCACCCCCGCCGCAGGCGCCCCCGGTGTGCCCGCTCTGCGACCGGCCCATCCCGCCCCACGCCAAGTCGAGCCGGCACCACCTCGTCCCCAAGCTGAAGGGGGGCGCCAAGCTCGGGACGGTGCACCTCCATCAGGTCTGCCACAGCGCCATCCACGCCCGGTTCTCGGAAAGCGAGCTGGCGCGCCGCCTCAGCGACGTGGACAGCCTCAAGGCCGACCCGGCCCTGGCGGAGTTCCTGGCCTGGGTGCGGACCAAGCCGGACGACTTCCACGCCCCGACCCGCCAGACGCGGGACCGGCGGGGCGGGCGGACCAGGATGAGGCGCTCCTGA